From Acetonema longum DSM 6540:
TTTCAGGAAACACTCGCCTATACCGACTTTCCCTCTGAGCACTGGACGAGAATCCCGACCAACAATGTGACAGAATGCCTCAACCGGGAAATCAGACGTCGACCAGAGTCGTTGGCGCGTTCCCTGGCGGGCAGTCGGCTTTGATGCTAGTCTGTACCCGCCTTCGCCACGTTGCCGGCACTCAATGGGGCTGCAAAAAATATATGAACATGAAGCATTTGGAAGCTGGCGGCCCTGAGTCGGAGCTTTCTATTGGCTAATTAATTTTACTGACGGACTGCAAACCTTTTTGCGAAACTTTCTTGACACTACCCCTCGTTCATAGGCGCTTAGATGTTCAAAAGATCGTGCGGATGTGGTATCATGGGTAGCAGCAGCCATAGTTTGAAACCTCCGTATGGTTGGGTTTGGTCACTTTTATCATACTCGGTTTCTCTCTTTGGCTGTTTGCTTTTTATTTTACAATGAACTTCCATTATTTTTTTGATCATTGACGGGTAATACGGTTCATCACCGGGTTTCCATTCAGAGGGATACTCTTTTGAAATTACAGTTGTGGTTTGTTTTCCAAATTCAAAATGCTTATGCTCGATAATCCTGGTATACGGAATTTCACGCTCAGTATAATTGACAACGGCATTGCCCTGATAATTGTCGCAGTCCAGACGTTCATGCTCAAAACGCAAAGAACGGTATTCGAGATGGCCTAACTTATACCTGAAAAAGGCATCAATCGCGCCGGTAAATACGGTTTTTTTTCAGACTTGATAAAGTCAAAATAATCCGTATTAAGCCGCACCTCGATTTCGGAAAGCATTTTCTCAATAATAGGGGTATAACCCCCGAGGGGAATGCCTTGATAACGATCGTTAAAATAATTATTGTCATAGGTAAAACGCAAAGGCAGCCTTTTAATAATAAAAGCAGGAAGCTCTGTACAGGAACGTCCCCATTGCTTTTCAGTATATCCCTTGATCAACTTTTCATAAACATCTCTGCCGGCTAATGATAAAGCCTGTTCCTCTAAATTTGAAGGTTCGGCAATATTTATCCGGCGGAATTTGTTCTTCAATTTTTGCCTTGCCTGAGCCGGAGTCTTGATTCCCCACATTTTACTGAAGGTATTCATATTGAAAGGCAAATCATATAAATCATCTTTATAAACAGCAATAGGTGAATTAACGTAATTGTTGAATTCCGCAAACTGATTGATATACTGCCAGATTGCCTGATTGCCGGTATGGAAGATGTGGGCTCCGTATTTGTGCACATTAATTCCATCTATGGATTCACAATATATATATTACCGCCAATGTGGCCGCGTTTATCAATCACAAGGCAAGATTTGCCCCGCTTTTTGGCCTCATAGGCAAAGACGGAACCAAACAAACCCGCACTAACAATAAGATAATCGTATTTCATTATCTATTAATTCCTTTCATTTCTCAGAAACATAGACCACATGAGTCTATAGCAGGATACATAATTTTATGGAAAGGTTTATCTCTTTTTAGTCTAGATTGGATATTATCGTTCTTCCGATAGAATCGTAAATCAGGGGATAGTCTCCCATAAGCCCCGGATCATAACAGTTCCGTCCATCTAAAATGATGGGACGCCTCATGGTGAGAAAATGATTAGGCTGCAGTTCCATCACTTCCGGCCATTCAGTAAGGATAAAGCAAATATCAGCGTCTCTCAAGGTTTCTTCAGGGGTGGCGCAATATACAATATCCCCGCTGACTTTTCTTTTAAAATTCTCCACGCCGCAGGGGTCATAGGCTTTGACCTTCGCGCCATCATCCAGCAGGATAGGGATATTGGCCAAAGACGGCGCTTCGCGCAGATCATCCGTGCCAGGCTTGAAAGTCAGTCCCAGCACCGCGACGGTAATGCCCTCAAAACTGCTATAATACTTACGCGCTTTTTTGATAAGGCGCAGCTTTTGGTTTTCGTTAACCTCAATGGCTGCTTTTACCGTCTTTAATTCTTGATCATGGAAGTTGCCCAGCCAGTGTAGCGCTTTTGTATCCTTCGGGAAGCAGGATCCGCCGTAACCGATACCAGCCCGCAGGAACTTGTCCCCAATACGGGGGTCCATGCCCATGCCCCGGGCCACATCCACCACATTTGCTCCCAGTACCTCACAGATGTTAGCAATTTCGTTTATGTAGGAGATTTTCAAGGCTAAAAAGTCATTGGAGGCATATTTAATCATCTCCGCACTGCGGCGGTCAGTGAATATAACGGGCTGATCCAGATTTTCATAGATGCTGGCTATCACCCGGCGGGCGGATTCCGAGTCCGTACCCACCACGATACGGCTGCCGTGAAGCATGTCCTTTATTGCAGTGCCCTGAGACAAAAACTCCGGATTGGAAACCACCTCGATGGCAACATCGCGTTTCAAATGCTTTTTCAGATGCTGTTCTACTTTTTCATTGGTGCCGATGGGTACGGTGGACTTCACCACCACTACGCAGTCGCGGGTAACGGAGGCGGCAATCTGCTCGGCAACGGCATAAACATATGACATATTGGCTGAGCCGTCCACCTTTTCCGGCGTACCCACGGCGATAAATATGATATCCTTATCTGAATAAGCGGCGGCATAATCGGTGGTGAAGGCAAGACGACAGAAGTTTTCTGTCATCAACTCGGGCAGATCTGGTTCATGGATGGGACAAATGCCTTTTTTCAATTGCTCAATCTTGGTCTCGTCTACGTCCACACAGACGACATGGTGACCAACATGAGCTAGTACAACGGCTGAAACAAGACCAACATAGCCTGTGCCGGCAATTGCTATTTTCAAGTTTTAGTACGCTCCTTTTCGTTAATTAGGGATAAGTAGTGTCAGTCAAAAAGATGACCACAAGCAGGTTATTTAAGGTTAGTTAGTGCTTTCTGAACGGTGAATAACAGTCGTCTAAAATTTGAATCTGGTCACCTAGAATACGCTCTGAAATAATTTTCATATACTTTCCTCTTCTATAGACCTGTCAGTTTCACTTTTACACGTTGCAGAGTGTACCACAAGCCGTTATCTTTATAACAGCGTATTAGTCCACGAACTTTACGGGGTAAAAACGTTACAAAACGGCCCAATGCGATATGCCCACGAAGCACGGATATTTGATATTTCTTTATTCAACTGATTAATCTCAATTTGTGCTTGTTGGAAAGCAATACTCTCTCTTTCTATAGTTGAATTTGAAAGAACTTCATTTGCCATATTGATAATGTTTCTTTCATAAATGGA
This genomic window contains:
- a CDS encoding UDP-glucose dehydrogenase family protein; this encodes MKIAIAGTGYVGLVSAVVLAHVGHHVVCVDVDETKIEQLKKGICPIHEPDLPELMTENFCRLAFTTDYAAAYSDKDIIFIAVGTPEKVDGSANMSYVYAVAEQIAASVTRDCVVVVKSTVPIGTNEKVEQHLKKHLKRDVAIEVVSNPEFLSQGTAIKDMLHGSRIVVGTDSESARRVIASIYENLDQPVIFTDRRSAEMIKYASNDFLALKISYINEIANICEVLGANVVDVARGMGMDPRIGDKFLRAGIGYGGSCFPKDTKALHWLGNFHDQELKTVKAAIEVNENQKLRLIKKARKYYSSFEGITVAVLGLTFKPGTDDLREAPSLANIPILLDDGAKVKAYDPCGVENFKRKVSGDIVYCATPEETLRDADICFILTEWPEVMELQPNHFLTMRRPIILDGRNCYDPGLMGDYPLIYDSIGRTIISNLD